The stretch of DNA tgacagccccagctcctgctgaaccCTGTGTCACCAGAGAAAGGACACAGCAAGTACCTGTGCCACGCTCCTACTGCAGCAGGGAGTCACAGAGGCACCTGGCTCCTGCCATGAAACAAGAGGCTAGAAAAAACCACAAGTCTGAAACAGTTGAACACAGGACAAAAAAGGCACATTTTAATATGTACAGCAATGCATTTGGGCTATAAATTTACCCaacacaactgaaaaaaaatccaaactatGCTTTTATACTTATTCCATGGTGTCAGCCTCATTCCTAGCCACCTACCTTTCTCTGCATCTCTGAATGCTgctatatacacacacaaacaaacaattaCGTCATGAATGTTCATTTAGGCTCCCAAGTTCAAGTAATAAAGTTCAAACTTGCATAGCATCTTATGCCACTCAGCCATAAACAGTTACGATTGCATATTAGCTGGAGCAGCCATCTCTTTCAATCAGCCAGTTTTGGCTGGCcaccattttttaattttttttttttattttttttaatccttgaGTCAGAATGTTTCCTAAGTCACCAGCCCTGAGGGATGCCACAGACTTCAAAATGAACCTCTTGCTGTTGTTAAGATCCTCTTAAACCAGAAATTTAGAGTGTTGTCAagaacagttttaaaaatgtaatactgtttattttgcttcaaaaacatttcagcattctaaacatacaaaaaaaacaGAACGTTGCAAATTTGTTTAAGTACAGAGTGTTTTTGAACTTCAGTTGCTGCACTGGCTCTTCACTTAGTTGACGATGAAGAGATGTCTACAGTTTCAGTTTAAAAACTACCGCACTtaactaaaaaaacccatacACTTCTCATGCCAGCTGAACCCCCTTCCACAACTAAGAATGGCAGCAGAATGCTATTTCACTATATACAGAAAGACAACTTTAAGCTAAATGGACGCCCACTGTAGTGTAAATAGATCTACCCTCACAGTGCATGCTTTGGGCCATGGCACCCCGGGGAACGAACAGCCTCTCCAAGTCATCACTGCTCCTCTAAGGCATCATCACTCTAAGCATGTACCACAAGAATCTGTCTAGTTTTTACAAACTATAGATATGTACAGTTTATAACCCAGGATTTTCTAGCCAATAACCATATAGTAACACCAccttacaaattaaaaaaatgcttgaaacatttttaaatgctttgttACACCAACAGCAAAGTGCACAGAGTTAGGAGAACACTAGAGCgccttttcattttaaaaatgtttggaaaTATGTACAACTTTGATACAGTTTCAGGGTGCTCACTACACCCATGGCCACTTCATGTAAACCAGTTACAATTTCTAGAGCACTTTTAGAAACTACAACGCGATCGgaatccaattttttttttaattaagccTAATAAGGGCAAGAGACACCATCTCAAATAAGAGGTGCTTCATTTATGGTGTTTCCCCTACTCTATGGTATTCACATGGAGACAAGTATTGTACAGTTTtattcatcatcatcatcttcatcctcctcttcttcatcctcctcctcctcttcgtCTTCTTCCTCTACCTTTTTCCGAGCAGCTTTGGTCGCTGCTCCCTTTGCGCCATCAAACTTTCCTTTAGACTTGTAGTCTGCAACATCCTGCAAAGTCAAGGGGATGTCTTAATTTGCTCTaagcagcaaacacacacagcatTTGTACAGCAGCAGGTGTTAGGGTAAAGGGACTGGGCTGCCCAGGTGCACCCCAGGGGGACACAGCTATGCAGACACCTCAGCATGCTCATGAACCACGGCAGTCTGGAGCCCTGCACCATGGCCTTTTCTctgaggaggagaagagaagcCAGCCTCTCAAAGTTTCCTGATAATGGGACAAAGctccagtgcagcacagcagacCCGTTCTGAAGCACCACGAGCAGCCCCTGTTGCACATCACCAGGGAAAGCTCCCCCTCCTTGCTGAAATCTGCCTGTGGATCtccatcctgctctgccccaaTCTGTGCAAAGCTCAGCTGTAACTATGCTGGGGCCAACTGGGCTGGGCCTATGTTACAAAAGCACAGCAAGAGAAGAGCTGGTACAGAGGAGGCACAAGTGACAACTCTCCTTACCTTCTCGTACTTCTCCTTCAGTTTAGCTGCCTTATTATTGTAAGGCTGCTTTTCACCATCACTGAGGTTGTTCCACATTTCGCCCAGTTTCTTCGCTACATCCCCAATAGATATGCCAGGGTTTGTGGACTTGATCTTGGGGCGAAACTCTgaacagaagaggaagaagccAGACCTTGGGAAGAAACAGCAGAGGACAGTCAGCATTTGCAGCAGCATcccttcctccatccctcccccaCAGCACTGACAtatgcagagcacacagagcagaaacTTTCCTTTAACTTACAAAATCAAGCTTAAACGTGCTTTGATTTTACTGAGGCTCAGACTGGCAGCCTCCTTCATTCAATGCTCTTCATTGTTTTGCATCCCCTCACCCAATTTCATCTTAGATACACAAGTCTCACTGTGACTCAGCCACTTGTGTCTTCCTATGAGACACTCCTATCACTATGAGTTTAAGAGCACCAAGTATTGACAGTTTGTGTCAGTACATGCTCAAAACCACAAGCTGCCTAGAAAGTTTACAAGACAGTATCACTACCAGTCCTGCTATACCAACACTGTGTCCCCCATCTACCTCCTTCCTGGAAACCCATGTTACATACAGGGTGTGAAAATGAACCAAAACATTTATGCATTTCATGTCTCAAAGTTACTTACGGTGGTCGTTTAGGGGCATTGgggtccttcttcttcttgccACCCTTAGCTGGTCCATAGTCCTTCATTTCTCTATCATATCGTACCTTATCAGCCTTTGCCATTTCATCAAATTTAGCCTTTTCCTTGCTTGACATAgtctaaaaaaccaaaacatgagACAGCAAACTTGTGATTACCCAACTGTTCAATAGCTGGCAAACTTTATGTAAACAAGCCAACACATATCAACTCAATAGGGGAGTTtcagaatttgtttttttaactggACTG from Ammospiza nelsoni isolate bAmmNel1 chromosome 15, bAmmNel1.pri, whole genome shotgun sequence encodes:
- the HMGB3 gene encoding high mobility group protein B3 encodes the protein MAKGDPKKPKGKMSAYAFFVQTCREEHKKKNPEVPVNFAEFSKKCSERWKTMSSKEKAKFDEMAKADKVRYDREMKDYGPAKGGKKKKDPNAPKRPPSGFFLFCSEFRPKIKSTNPGISIGDVAKKLGEMWNNLSDGEKQPYNNKAAKLKEKYEKDVADYKSKGKFDGAKGAATKAARKKVEEEDEEEEEDEEEEDEDDDDE